A window of the Gossypium arboreum isolate Shixiya-1 chromosome 2, ASM2569848v2, whole genome shotgun sequence genome harbors these coding sequences:
- the LOC108466550 gene encoding iron-sulfur assembly protein IscA-like 2, mitochondrial, translating to MSRSLIRRFCPIFIARIKQNHKILKSSLYSSSCSALHEVSSESSPSLDAIHMTDNCVKRIKELQASKELSEEKMLRLSVETGGCSGFQYVFDLDDKTNQDDRVFERGGVKLIVDNISYDFVKGATVDYIEELIRSAFLVTTNPSAVGGCSCKSSFMVKE from the exons ATGTCGAGATCATTGATTCGACGATTTTGTCCAATTTTCATAGCTCGAatcaaacaaaaccataaaattcTAAAGTCTTCTTTATATTCTTCTTCTTGTTCAGCTCTTCATGAGGTTTCTTCTGAATCTTCTCCTTCTCTCGATGCTATTCACATGACTGATAATTGCGTTAAG AGAATCAAAGAACTGCAAGCAAGTAAAGAATTATCTGAGGAAAAGATGCTCCGGTTGAGCGTGGAAACAGGCGGATGTTCTGGGTTCCAATACGTTTTCGATCTGGATGACAAAACCAACCAAGATGACAG GGTCTTTGAAAGGGGTGGAGTAAAATTGATAGTTGATAACATATCCTATGATTTTGTAAAAGGAGCAACAGTCGATTACATTGAGGAGTTAATTCGTTCGGCGTTCCTC GTAACAACAAACCCAAGTGCAGTTGGAGGGTGCAGTTGTAAAAGTTCATTCATGGTCAAAGAGTAG
- the LOC108466832 gene encoding uncharacterized protein LOC108466832: MGNCLVLEEKVVRVMKTDGKILEYRQPIKVQQVLSDFSNHALSESFSGCRNLHPDTKLLPGMLYYLVPSPSIKSKKKKVRFSSTPEVKDDEEGSHGVVRIKLIISKKELEKLVQKDGVSVHEMVSKIQSKQSINGVDDDDDDDGDDDSCRKWKPALESITEVN; this comes from the coding sequence ATGGGGAATTGCTTAGTTCTTGAAGAGAAAGTAGTCAGAGTGATGAAAACCGATGGCAAAATCCTTGAATACCGACAACCCATCAAAGTACAACAAGTTTTATCCGATTTCTCCAATCACGCTTTGTCGGAATCATTTTCTGGCTGCCGGAATCTTCATCCGGACACAAAGTTGTTACCGGGTATGTTATATTACCTTGTTCCGTCACCCTCGATAAAGAGTAAGAAAAAGAAGGTGAGGTTTTCGAGTACACCAGAGGTGAAGGATGATGAAGAAGGAAGCCATGGTGTTGTGAGGATTAAATTGATAATCAGTAAAAAGGAACTAGAAAAGTTGGTTCAAAAAGATGGAGTTTCAGTTCATGAGATGGTGTCGAAGATTCAAAGTAAACAAAGCATAAATGgagttgatgatgatgatgatgatgatggtgacGATGATAGTTGCAGAAAGTGGAAGCCTGCATTAGAGAGTATAACTGAAGTAAACTAG